The Verrucomicrobiota bacterium genome contains a region encoding:
- a CDS encoding glycosyltransferase: protein MKLSVVIPTLNEADELAETLRRARAVPEVIEVIVADGGSTDATRDIAARAGCFVTETAPGRGGQLRAGVALAKGDVVVLLHADTWLPASAGEAIGAALCDARVVAGGFYKVFREPPSWLVRGARFKCWWRWLVARRVMGDQAMFVRRDALEAVGGVPDVPLMEEVELCRRLRARGRLALADAVVSTSARRFAKRGVLRTYWLMWSVTVRHLLGTPPRELAAMYRKGER, encoded by the coding sequence GTGAAGTTGTCCGTTGTCATTCCCACGCTGAACGAAGCGGACGAACTCGCGGAGACTTTGCGCCGGGCGCGCGCGGTGCCGGAGGTGATCGAGGTGATCGTAGCGGACGGCGGCAGCACGGATGCGACGCGTGACATCGCCGCGCGAGCGGGCTGCTTTGTGACCGAAACGGCGCCGGGTCGCGGCGGGCAACTGCGCGCGGGCGTGGCGCTGGCGAAGGGCGACGTGGTGGTGTTGCTCCATGCGGACACGTGGCTGCCGGCGAGCGCGGGCGAAGCGATCGGCGCGGCGCTGTGCGATGCGCGGGTTGTGGCTGGAGGGTTTTACAAGGTGTTTCGCGAACCGCCGTCGTGGCTCGTGCGCGGGGCGCGGTTCAAGTGCTGGTGGCGCTGGCTCGTGGCGCGGCGCGTGATGGGTGACCAGGCGATGTTTGTCCGGCGCGACGCGCTCGAAGCCGTCGGTGGCGTGCCCGATGTGCCCCTGATGGAGGAGGTCGAGCTCTGCCGACGGCTGCGGGCGCGCGGGAGGCTCGCGCTTGCGGACGCGGTCGTGAGCACGTCGGCGCGGCGCTTCGCGAAGCGCGGCGTGCTGAGGACCTACTGGCTGATGTGGAGCGTGACGGTCCGCCATCTGTTGGGCACGCCTCCGCGCGAACTGGCGGCGATGTATCGGAAAGGGGAGCGGTGA
- a CDS encoding patatin-like phospholipase family protein, with translation MSANRPTEGSEADYRRSELLSCLSRSPYQPSVQMGRLVTLASFSCRIPETFLADQLAQNVRAETGQRVLLVHIVMSDAGVPLRSWTVHQTSWSEHFAFAEYVQQTAGGAERLCVRVSDEPLQRNYLASFIGHCARHFRFVILHLDSEIPARLLTEGIIRSDLAWALLDPNADSTARFSRLAATIRDENPATSVTLMPVACFDEDSVEPGLLAQLSRDIGTRVHAQVRGARRASAGGASESFGRDVRRLAREAGRCRVGLALSAGAAKGLAHVGVFQVLEENGIEVDLVAGTSMGAYVGTLWASGHPASFLVEKALELERPGNMWSLIDPVFPPRQGFMRGLGVKQRLMRSIGSVHFEELPRAFRAVATNLETLERCVFSSGEVARAVHASCAIPGACVPVEIDGEQYIDGGVSDPVPVDVLREAGIEKIIAVNVIPTPAVLRCSRERQRELADGASARISPLRYLNQQLNYFADGNILDVIQRSILGAQIRNAEEACRSADVVLRPVACDASWHDFKSASRYVALGRRVATEQLAAILALTRRPPTLQTDEPHVLSHTVAAAA, from the coding sequence ATGAGCGCAAACAGGCCAACTGAAGGGTCGGAGGCGGATTACAGGCGATCCGAGCTACTCTCCTGCCTTTCCCGATCCCCCTATCAACCCTCGGTTCAGATGGGCCGCCTTGTCACACTGGCGTCGTTCTCGTGTCGCATTCCTGAGACTTTCCTCGCTGACCAACTCGCCCAGAACGTCCGGGCCGAGACCGGACAACGAGTGTTGCTCGTCCACATCGTCATGTCGGACGCCGGTGTGCCGCTGCGATCTTGGACAGTGCATCAGACTTCGTGGAGCGAGCACTTTGCCTTCGCCGAGTACGTTCAGCAAACGGCAGGAGGCGCCGAACGGCTGTGCGTGAGAGTTTCGGACGAACCGCTCCAAAGGAACTACCTCGCGTCGTTCATTGGCCACTGCGCCCGGCACTTCCGGTTTGTGATCCTTCATTTGGATTCGGAAATCCCAGCCAGATTGCTGACCGAGGGGATCATCCGGTCCGACCTCGCGTGGGCGTTGCTCGATCCGAACGCGGACAGCACCGCGCGCTTCAGTCGACTGGCGGCCACGATTCGCGATGAGAATCCCGCGACGAGCGTGACCCTCATGCCCGTCGCGTGTTTCGACGAGGACTCCGTTGAACCAGGTTTGCTCGCGCAATTGTCCCGTGACATCGGCACACGAGTGCATGCACAAGTCCGAGGTGCGCGTCGAGCGAGTGCGGGGGGTGCGAGCGAATCGTTCGGGCGCGACGTGCGCCGGCTTGCCCGGGAGGCCGGCCGATGCCGTGTCGGGCTCGCGCTGTCTGCGGGCGCGGCGAAGGGCTTGGCCCACGTTGGAGTTTTTCAAGTGCTGGAAGAAAACGGGATCGAAGTCGACTTGGTCGCCGGCACGAGCATGGGAGCCTATGTCGGCACGCTTTGGGCCAGCGGGCATCCTGCGTCGTTCCTCGTGGAGAAAGCCCTCGAACTCGAGCGTCCCGGCAACATGTGGTCGTTGATCGATCCAGTCTTCCCGCCGAGGCAGGGATTCATGCGGGGCTTGGGCGTCAAGCAACGACTGATGCGGTCCATCGGTTCGGTGCACTTCGAAGAACTGCCCCGCGCTTTCCGCGCCGTGGCGACCAATTTGGAGACGCTCGAGCGTTGCGTGTTCTCGTCCGGCGAAGTCGCACGGGCCGTCCATGCGAGTTGCGCGATTCCAGGCGCATGCGTGCCGGTCGAAATCGATGGCGAACAATACATCGACGGCGGCGTCTCGGACCCCGTCCCGGTGGATGTGCTTCGCGAGGCGGGCATCGAGAAGATCATCGCCGTCAACGTCATCCCGACTCCTGCGGTCCTGCGTTGCAGTCGCGAGCGCCAGCGAGAACTCGCCGACGGCGCGTCAGCCCGCATCTCGCCGCTTCGCTATCTCAATCAGCAACTGAACTACTTCGCCGACGGCAACATCCTCGACGTCATCCAGCGCAGCATCCTCGGCGCGCAAATCCGAAACGCCGAGGAAGCCTGCCGCTCGGCGGATGTGGTCTTGCGGCCGGTCGCGTGCGATGCGTCCTGGCACGACTTCAAGAGCGCCTCCCGATACGTCGCGCTTGGCCGTCGCGTGGCGACCGAGCAGCTGGCCGCAATCCTTGCCCTGACCCGCCGGCCCCCAACCCTCCAAACCGATGAACCCCATGTCCTCAGCCACACAGTGGCAGCGGCTGCCTGA
- a CDS encoding phenylacetate--CoA ligase, which translates to MQAAKLRRFLTDVVVPFSPHYRRVFAAQGLDPAQVRTLDDLRRVPFSSKADLLNTPEQPQRSREFIIVPDEKVLRRRPSTLLRALVFGRDVVKRGFESEFRPIFMTSTTGRSADPIPFLFTQHDLANLQVTGDRLFQVCGARSEFRLLNMFPYAPHLAFWQTFFGGTTFGVLTLSSGGGKVMGTEGQIRFIRKLQPDILIGMPTFTYHVLQQAVDETVHWENLKRIVLGGEKVPEGMRRKLTFLAAKLGSPNVDIVTTYGFTEAKMAWAECPTPADAEPSGYHLYPDLGIFEVVDPKTGEPVPDGHPGELVFTPLDARGTVVLRYRTGDCIDGGLTYAPCPHCGRVVPRLLGRISRTAEVKEMRLDKIKGTLVDFNELEHVLDDAPLVGAWQLELRKTHDDPLEVDELILHVQKLNGADESTLVRELNSRFAAHTEVRPNRIEFHTGEAMRDLQGVGTQLKESKLVDHRPKAGQTRPQMKETA; encoded by the coding sequence ATGCAGGCCGCCAAGCTGCGGCGTTTCCTCACCGACGTGGTTGTTCCATTCTCACCGCATTACCGGCGCGTCTTCGCCGCGCAGGGGCTCGATCCCGCGCAGGTTCGGACGCTCGACGACCTCCGCCGGGTTCCGTTCAGCTCGAAGGCCGACCTCCTCAACACGCCCGAACAACCGCAACGCTCCCGTGAGTTCATCATCGTGCCAGACGAGAAGGTGCTGCGGCGGCGGCCTTCCACGCTGCTGCGGGCGCTGGTTTTCGGGCGCGATGTGGTCAAGCGCGGCTTCGAGTCGGAGTTTCGGCCGATTTTCATGACGAGCACGACGGGGCGTTCGGCCGACCCGATCCCGTTTCTCTTCACGCAGCACGACCTCGCGAATCTTCAAGTCACCGGCGACCGGCTCTTCCAAGTCTGCGGCGCGCGATCCGAGTTCCGCCTGCTGAACATGTTTCCCTACGCGCCGCATCTCGCGTTCTGGCAGACGTTCTTTGGCGGCACCACGTTTGGCGTGCTCACCCTCAGCAGCGGCGGCGGCAAGGTCATGGGCACCGAGGGACAGATTCGATTCATCCGGAAGCTCCAGCCCGACATTCTCATCGGCATGCCAACATTCACCTACCACGTCCTGCAGCAGGCGGTGGATGAAACCGTCCACTGGGAGAATCTCAAACGCATCGTCCTCGGTGGCGAAAAAGTCCCCGAAGGCATGCGGCGGAAGCTCACATTCCTCGCCGCGAAACTAGGCTCGCCCAACGTGGACATCGTCACCACCTACGGTTTCACCGAGGCGAAGATGGCGTGGGCCGAGTGCCCGACCCCCGCGGATGCCGAACCCAGCGGTTACCACCTCTATCCCGACCTCGGAATATTCGAAGTCGTGGACCCGAAGACGGGCGAGCCGGTTCCCGATGGCCACCCCGGCGAACTGGTATTCACCCCCCTCGACGCCCGTGGCACCGTCGTGCTCCGCTATCGCACGGGCGACTGCATCGATGGCGGGCTCACCTACGCACCATGCCCGCATTGCGGACGTGTCGTCCCGCGCCTGCTCGGCCGCATTTCGCGCACCGCCGAAGTGAAGGAAATGCGCCTCGACAAGATCAAGGGCACACTCGTGGACTTCAACGAACTCGAGCACGTGCTCGACGACGCCCCGCTCGTCGGCGCCTGGCAGCTCGAGTTGCGAAAGACCCACGACGACCCGCTCGAAGTGGACGAACTCATCCTCCACGTGCAGAAACTGAACGGCGCCGACGAATCCACGCTCGTGCGCGAACTCAACAGCCGTTTCGCCGCGCACACCGAAGTCCGCCCGAACCGCATCGAGTTCCACACCGGCGAGGCGATGCGCGACCTGCAGGGCGTGGGCACGCAGCTCAAAGAAAGCAAACTCGTTGACCACCGTCCGAAGGCTGGACAGACTAGGCCCCAGATGAAGGAGACTGCATGA
- a CDS encoding thiolase family protein, with amino-acid sequence MTTDRLVLIDGVRTPFCKIGTDLASLAPDELGRVAVNTLLTHAALDPAIIDEVIFGCVSQPADTSNIARVIALRAGIPERVPAVTVHRNCASGFEAFTQAFEKMSAGRGSVFIVGGAESMSQVPLFYTQSAAKKFAALSRATSLGQRLAALSKFRLADFQPRSGLQLGLSDPVCGMNMGETAEVIARDFGITRDEQDEFALVSHQRAAAAKDKLAGEIAPVFAKGKTFTADNGVRPEQSLEALSKLKPVFDRKTGSVTAGNASQITDGAVALLVMSESRAQALGLEPLAAMTAYAYAGCDPARMGLGPVFAIARAEAQSGLSIADADVIEINEAFAAQVLGCLKAAESAKFARKMLNRDTALGAIPRERLNLNGGAIALGHPVGSTGARLILTAVRELRRRNARRALVSLCIGGGQGAAIWLEKL; translated from the coding sequence ATGACCACCGACCGGCTTGTCCTGATTGACGGAGTTCGCACGCCCTTCTGCAAGATCGGCACCGACCTCGCGTCGCTCGCGCCCGACGAGCTTGGCCGCGTCGCCGTCAACACGCTCCTCACCCACGCCGCGCTCGACCCCGCGATCATCGACGAGGTCATCTTCGGGTGCGTTTCACAACCGGCCGACACCTCGAACATCGCCCGCGTCATCGCCCTGCGCGCCGGCATCCCCGAGCGGGTGCCCGCGGTCACCGTCCACCGCAACTGCGCCTCCGGCTTCGAGGCCTTCACCCAGGCGTTCGAAAAAATGTCCGCCGGCCGCGGCTCCGTGTTCATCGTCGGCGGCGCGGAGAGCATGTCGCAAGTGCCCCTCTTCTACACGCAATCCGCCGCGAAGAAGTTTGCCGCGCTCTCGCGGGCCACGTCGCTCGGGCAGCGTCTCGCGGCGTTGTCCAAGTTCCGGCTCGCCGATTTCCAGCCGCGCAGCGGCCTGCAACTCGGACTTTCCGACCCCGTCTGCGGCATGAACATGGGCGAAACCGCCGAGGTGATCGCGCGCGACTTTGGCATCACCCGCGACGAGCAGGACGAATTCGCCCTCGTTTCGCACCAGCGAGCCGCGGCGGCCAAGGACAAGCTCGCGGGCGAAATCGCTCCGGTCTTTGCGAAGGGCAAGACGTTTACGGCCGACAACGGCGTCCGCCCCGAGCAATCACTCGAAGCGCTTTCCAAACTCAAGCCCGTCTTCGATCGCAAGACCGGCAGCGTCACCGCGGGCAACGCCTCACAGATCACCGACGGCGCGGTCGCGCTGCTCGTGATGAGCGAATCGCGCGCGCAGGCGCTCGGGCTCGAACCGCTCGCCGCGATGACTGCCTACGCCTACGCGGGCTGCGACCCGGCCCGCATGGGGCTCGGCCCCGTGTTTGCCATCGCGCGCGCCGAGGCACAGTCGGGCCTTTCGATTGCCGACGCCGATGTCATTGAAATCAACGAGGCTTTCGCCGCGCAGGTGCTTGGCTGCCTGAAGGCCGCCGAGTCTGCGAAGTTCGCGCGCAAGATGCTCAACCGCGACACAGCGCTTGGCGCCATCCCGCGCGAACGCCTGAATCTGAACGGCGGCGCGATTGCGCTCGGCCATCCCGTCGGCTCGACCGGCGCGCGGCTCATCCTCACCGCCGTCCGCGAACTGCGCCGCCGCAACGCCCGCCGCGCGCTTGTCTCCTTGTGCATCGGAGGCGGACAAGGCGCTGCAATCTGGCTGGAGAAACTATGA
- a CDS encoding DNA polymerase II has protein sequence MNALKEPEVQPHVKPHDDPAAAGLIDTSKMNAGQRAALEMTEAARDAASEKGSFAQDLFMGRCDLDRMLPFPQQTHEDRDQGDAFLQRLDKFLRDRVDPDEIDRTGEIPDDVIAELGRMGAFAIKISPAYGGLGLSQTNYCRAAMMLAGHCGNLTALISAHQSIGVPQPLILFGTEEQKEKYLPRFAKGEISAFALTEPAVGSDPAKMSTNAVPTADGQHFIINGEKLWCTNGTKASVIVVMAKTPPAVVKGKPRDQVTAFIVEMDTPGVEIMHRCRFMGLKALYNGVVRFTNVKVPRQNIILAEGKGLKVALSTLNTGRLTLPAACVGMSKRCLEWVTKWARERVQWGANIGKHAAIADKIARIAANTFAMESMTLYTASLVDKDKKADIRLEAAMCKLWGTERGWEIADETMQIRGGRGYETAQSLKARGDEPVPVERMLRDARINTIFEGSSEIMRLFIAREALDPHLKVAGAALNSQLPLGVRAQAALKAGLFYAAWYPKQWLPFAGAGGDVHPALARHLRYARRTARRLARSLFHAMAKFGPKLERQQVLLGRFVDIGTELFAISATCARAHAMRARAATDAEKDSLVQMADYFGRSARLRIARHFAGIAKNTDRESYRLAQDLLEGKHDWLREGMVGPAPAGS, from the coding sequence ATGAACGCGCTCAAGGAACCCGAAGTCCAACCGCACGTGAAACCCCATGACGATCCCGCAGCCGCGGGACTGATCGACACGTCGAAGATGAACGCAGGCCAGCGCGCCGCGCTCGAAATGACCGAGGCCGCCCGCGACGCCGCGTCCGAAAAGGGCAGCTTCGCCCAGGACCTTTTCATGGGCCGCTGTGATCTCGACCGCATGCTGCCCTTCCCGCAGCAGACGCACGAGGACCGCGACCAGGGCGACGCCTTCCTCCAGCGCCTCGACAAGTTCCTCCGCGACCGCGTGGATCCCGATGAGATTGACCGCACCGGCGAAATCCCCGACGACGTCATCGCCGAGCTCGGCCGCATGGGCGCCTTCGCCATCAAAATCTCGCCGGCCTACGGCGGCCTCGGCCTCTCGCAGACCAACTACTGCCGCGCCGCGATGATGCTCGCGGGCCATTGCGGCAACCTCACCGCGCTCATCTCCGCGCACCAGTCCATCGGCGTGCCACAGCCGCTCATTCTCTTCGGCACGGAGGAGCAGAAGGAAAAGTATCTGCCGCGCTTCGCGAAGGGCGAAATCTCCGCGTTCGCGCTCACCGAACCCGCCGTAGGCTCCGACCCGGCGAAGATGTCCACAAACGCCGTGCCCACCGCCGACGGCCAGCACTTCATCATCAACGGCGAGAAGCTCTGGTGCACCAACGGCACCAAGGCCAGCGTCATCGTCGTCATGGCCAAGACCCCGCCCGCCGTCGTCAAAGGCAAGCCGCGCGACCAAGTCACCGCGTTCATCGTCGAGATGGACACGCCCGGCGTCGAGATCATGCACCGCTGCCGATTCATGGGCCTCAAGGCGCTTTACAACGGCGTCGTGCGCTTCACCAACGTCAAGGTCCCGCGCCAGAACATCATCCTCGCCGAGGGCAAGGGCCTGAAAGTCGCGCTCTCCACGCTCAACACCGGCCGCCTCACCCTGCCCGCCGCGTGCGTCGGCATGAGCAAGCGCTGCCTCGAATGGGTGACCAAGTGGGCCCGCGAGCGCGTGCAATGGGGTGCGAACATCGGCAAGCACGCCGCCATCGCTGACAAGATCGCCCGCATCGCCGCGAACACCTTCGCGATGGAATCCATGACGCTTTACACCGCAAGCCTCGTGGACAAGGACAAGAAGGCCGACATCCGGCTCGAAGCCGCGATGTGCAAGCTGTGGGGCACCGAGCGCGGCTGGGAAATCGCCGACGAGACCATGCAAATCCGCGGCGGGCGCGGCTATGAAACCGCGCAGTCACTCAAGGCGCGCGGTGACGAACCCGTCCCCGTCGAGCGCATGCTCCGCGACGCGCGGATCAACACCATCTTCGAGGGCAGCAGTGAAATTATGCGGCTGTTCATCGCGCGCGAGGCGCTCGACCCGCACCTCAAGGTCGCCGGCGCCGCGCTCAACTCCCAGCTCCCGCTCGGCGTCCGCGCGCAGGCCGCGCTCAAGGCCGGCCTGTTCTACGCCGCGTGGTATCCGAAGCAGTGGCTTCCATTCGCGGGAGCCGGCGGCGACGTGCATCCCGCGCTCGCCAGGCACCTGCGTTACGCCAGGCGCACCGCGCGCCGCCTCGCCCGCTCGCTCTTCCACGCGATGGCGAAGTTCGGGCCGAAACTCGAGCGCCAGCAGGTGCTGCTCGGCCGCTTCGTGGACATCGGCACGGAACTCTTCGCCATCAGCGCCACGTGCGCCCGGGCGCACGCGATGCGCGCCCGCGCCGCGACCGACGCCGAGAAGGACTCGCTCGTGCAGATGGCGGATTACTTCGGCCGCAGCGCGCGGTTGCGCATCGCGCGGCACTTCGCGGGCATTGCGAAGAACACGGACCGGGAAAGCTACCGCCTCGCCCAGGACTTGCTCGAAGGAAAGCATGATTGGCTTCGCGAAGGCATGGTCGGTCCCGCGCCTGCGGGATCCTGA
- a CDS encoding adenylate/guanylate cyclase domain-containing protein, translating to MQASRRLLNVLPKPVAGRLKDGVTTIADIFPGVTVVFADVVGFTELSSLPPPEEVVRMLNEMSPRFDHLAAGLKIEKIKMIGDACMAVGGVPVALEDHAGASAELALRMQEEVECINEERGANVRLRIGLNTGPGWRETRQRRAQGVGTRGCARAGVPRR from the coding sequence ATTCAAGCGTCGCGCCGCCTGCTCAACGTCCTCCCCAAGCCCGTCGCCGGCCGGCTCAAGGATGGCGTCACCACCATCGCGGACATTTTCCCCGGTGTGACCGTGGTGTTCGCGGATGTCGTCGGGTTCACCGAACTTTCCAGCCTGCCCCCGCCCGAGGAAGTCGTCCGGATGCTCAACGAGATGTCCCCGCGGTTCGACCACCTTGCCGCCGGGCTCAAGATCGAGAAGATCAAGATGATCGGCGACGCCTGCATGGCCGTCGGCGGGGTGCCCGTCGCGCTCGAGGACCACGCGGGCGCGTCTGCGGAGCTCGCGCTCCGGATGCAGGAGGAGGTCGAGTGTATCAACGAGGAACGCGGCGCGAACGTGCGGCTGCGCATCGGCTTGAACACGGGGCCGGGGTGGCGTGAGACAAGGCAGCGCCGGGCGCAGGGCGTGGGGACTCGCGGCTGCGCCCGGGCTGGAGTGCCCCGCCGGTGA
- a CDS encoding ATP-binding cassette domain-containing protein: protein MPVIEVSGLTKTFRTYKKQPGIKGAIKGLFHRTFETVDAARDVGFRIEEGELVGFLGPNGAGKTTTLKMLAGLLHPTAGTARVLGYVPWERDDGYRRQFALLLGQKNQLWWDLPARESLELNAKIYGIERARFERTVAELTALLDVKDKLDVMVRELSLGERMKFELTAALLHEPRVLLLDEPTIGLDVVSQQKVREFLRAHNKARRTTMLLTSHYMADIEALCDRVIIIDHGRIFFDGRLGEVLDRFADFKLVTIQCDGAGARAPQSLEKFGEVVERTPAGVKLKVKRDRVVPVCKALFDELSVKDIDIEEVPIEDVIRSIFARGKPG from the coding sequence GTGCCCGTCATTGAAGTCTCCGGCCTCACGAAGACGTTTCGCACTTACAAGAAGCAGCCCGGCATCAAGGGCGCGATCAAGGGGCTCTTTCACCGCACCTTCGAGACGGTGGACGCCGCGCGCGACGTGGGCTTCCGCATCGAGGAGGGCGAGCTGGTCGGCTTCCTCGGCCCGAACGGCGCGGGCAAGACGACCACGCTCAAGATGCTCGCGGGCCTGCTGCATCCCACGGCCGGCACCGCGCGCGTGCTCGGCTACGTGCCGTGGGAACGCGACGACGGCTACCGCAGGCAGTTCGCGCTGCTGCTCGGCCAGAAGAACCAGCTCTGGTGGGACCTGCCCGCGCGCGAGTCGCTCGAACTCAACGCGAAAATCTACGGCATCGAGCGCGCGCGCTTCGAGCGGACTGTCGCCGAGCTCACCGCGCTGCTCGATGTGAAGGACAAGCTCGACGTGATGGTCCGCGAGCTTTCACTCGGCGAACGGATGAAGTTCGAGCTCACCGCCGCGCTCCTCCACGAGCCGAGGGTGCTGCTGCTCGACGAGCCGACGATCGGGCTGGACGTCGTCTCGCAGCAAAAGGTCCGCGAGTTCCTCCGCGCCCACAACAAGGCCCGCCGCACCACGATGCTCCTCACGAGCCACTACATGGCGGACATCGAGGCCCTCTGCGACCGCGTCATCATCATCGACCACGGCCGGATTTTCTTCGACGGCCGCCTCGGCGAGGTGCTCGACCGGTTCGCCGACTTCAAACTCGTGACGATTCAGTGCGACGGCGCCGGGGCGCGCGCGCCGCAGTCGCTTGAGAAGTTTGGCGAGGTCGTCGAGCGCACGCCCGCCGGCGTGAAGCTCAAGGTGAAACGCGACCGCGTGGTGCCCGTGTGCAAGGCGCTCTTCGACGAGCTGTCCGTGAAGGACATCGACATCGAGGAGGTCCCGATCGAGGACGTCATCCGCTCGATCTTCGCGCGCGGAAAGCCCGGGTGA
- a CDS encoding class I SAM-dependent rRNA methyltransferase, whose amino-acid sequence MNDRPRQPRRPVAARHSTPSRPPPPGSESWRTPWVQMKYYSFHPCIFPAMIRAASPDAEPGQFVHVYDKDGQPFGQALYNPHARVPLRVLHHGTEPVGEEHLAALLDRALDLRLGLFTLPAITDSFRVVHSDGDGLSGLVVDKFADVLAVEVHSLGIFQRLPGWLPRLHARLGTKRTVVTVDSEVANIERIEPTARLSDDVTSVRIMEHGVRFEVNLKEGHKTGFFCDQRENRRRFAPLVKDARVLDLCCYTGGFAITAALRGGAKETVGVDLDEKAIAQARRNANLNQVSPAHSTWAHCDAFSFARQMQKNGEKFDAVVVDPPKFMASRDTAHEDRWRYEDLNGLAMSVARPGAVIVTCSCSGLLTPEDFEQIIHKAAHRLSRRLQIFDRTGAGPDHPVMSNCPESHYLKVIWGRVW is encoded by the coding sequence ATGAACGACCGCCCGCGCCAGCCCCGTCGGCCTGTGGCCGCGCGTCATTCCACGCCGTCGCGGCCGCCGCCGCCGGGCAGCGAGTCGTGGCGCACGCCGTGGGTGCAGATGAAATACTACAGTTTTCACCCCTGCATCTTCCCCGCGATGATTCGCGCGGCGTCGCCGGACGCCGAGCCGGGACAATTCGTGCACGTGTATGACAAGGACGGGCAACCCTTCGGCCAGGCGCTCTACAATCCGCACGCGCGCGTGCCGCTGCGCGTGCTGCACCACGGCACGGAGCCGGTCGGCGAGGAGCACCTCGCGGCGCTGCTGGACCGCGCGCTCGACCTGCGGCTTGGCTTGTTCACGCTGCCGGCCATCACGGATTCATTCCGGGTGGTGCACTCGGACGGCGACGGCTTGAGCGGGCTGGTGGTGGACAAGTTCGCCGACGTGCTCGCGGTCGAGGTCCACAGCCTCGGCATTTTCCAGCGGCTGCCCGGGTGGCTGCCGCGGCTCCATGCGCGGCTCGGCACGAAGCGCACGGTGGTGACGGTGGATTCCGAGGTCGCGAACATCGAGCGCATCGAGCCGACGGCGCGGTTGAGCGACGATGTCACGTCGGTCCGCATCATGGAGCACGGCGTGCGGTTCGAGGTGAACTTGAAGGAGGGCCACAAGACGGGGTTCTTCTGCGACCAGCGCGAGAACCGGCGGCGCTTCGCCCCGCTCGTGAAGGACGCGCGCGTGCTGGACTTGTGCTGTTACACGGGCGGCTTCGCCATCACCGCGGCGCTGCGCGGTGGCGCGAAGGAAACCGTGGGCGTGGACCTGGACGAGAAGGCGATCGCGCAGGCGAGGCGCAACGCGAACCTCAACCAGGTCAGCCCCGCGCACTCGACGTGGGCGCATTGCGACGCGTTTTCGTTCGCACGCCAGATGCAGAAGAACGGGGAGAAGTTTGACGCGGTGGTGGTGGACCCGCCGAAGTTTATGGCGAGCCGGGACACGGCGCACGAGGACCGGTGGCGCTACGAGGACTTGAACGGGCTGGCGATGTCGGTCGCGCGGCCCGGTGCCGTGATCGTCACATGCTCGTGCTCGGGCCTGCTCACGCCGGAGGATTTCGAGCAGATTATCCACAAGGCCGCGCACCGGCTTTCGCGGCGGCTGCAGATCTTCGACCGCACGGGCGCGGGGCCGGACCATCCCGTGATGTCCAACTGTCCCGAGAGCCATTACCTGAAGGTGATCTGGGGCCGCGTCTGGTGA